Proteins from one Bradyrhizobium amphicarpaeae genomic window:
- a CDS encoding methylmalonyl-CoA mutase family protein — MTSVTDDLKLAADFPQATVEDWRKLVDGVLKGAPFEKLVGKTYDGLKIDPLYPRAKGVAPVMGRPAAAPWQIVQRIDHPDAALANAQALQDLENGATGLALVFAGANGARGFGLEPSAKAVAKLLKDVHLDAGIGIELEIGPQSRMAAIHVAEFVKSNGLDPAACNIRFGLDPLAASAVWGHSPYTWDEIAPAVTGAIKGLAALGFKGPFASADGRVIHDAGGSEVQELAFVLACGVAYLRAIEGAGIALEAARGMVYARLAADADQFLTMAKFRALRLLWARIETSCGLTPQPLFIAADTAWRMLTQRDPYVNMLRATIATFAAGLAGANAITVLPHTLALGLPDPFARRVARNTQLLLLEESNLGKVSDPAAGAGGIETLTAQLCDAAWALFQQSETTGGAFAALQQDLFQSKVSATRKARDANIAKRRDVLTGASEFPNLHERETAVLTATPIALAPYGEQKYKFEALPPIRLAEPFEALRDKSDAALKARGSRPKVFLANLGTPADFTARATFAKSFFEAGGIEAMGNEGFADPVSLAAAFKASGAELACLCSSDKVYADQAEPAAKALQMAGGRHIFLAGRPTEAEAVLRAAGVTGFVFAGGDALATLQDAYRRMEQA, encoded by the coding sequence ATGACCTCCGTGACTGACGACCTGAAGCTGGCGGCCGATTTTCCCCAGGCAACCGTCGAAGACTGGCGCAAGCTGGTCGACGGCGTGCTCAAGGGCGCGCCGTTCGAGAAGCTGGTCGGCAAGACCTATGACGGGCTCAAGATCGATCCGCTCTATCCGCGCGCCAAGGGCGTTGCGCCCGTGATGGGACGGCCTGCGGCCGCGCCGTGGCAGATCGTGCAGCGGATCGACCATCCCGATGCGGCGCTGGCGAATGCGCAGGCGTTGCAGGACCTGGAGAACGGCGCGACCGGGCTCGCGCTGGTGTTCGCGGGAGCCAACGGCGCACGCGGTTTCGGCCTGGAACCTTCGGCCAAGGCGGTCGCAAAGCTGTTGAAGGACGTCCATCTCGACGCCGGCATCGGCATCGAGCTCGAGATCGGACCTCAATCGCGGATGGCCGCGATCCATGTCGCGGAATTTGTGAAGAGCAACGGCCTCGATCCCGCAGCCTGCAACATCCGCTTCGGGCTGGATCCGCTCGCGGCGAGCGCGGTGTGGGGCCACAGTCCCTATACATGGGACGAGATCGCCCCCGCCGTCACCGGCGCGATCAAGGGCCTCGCCGCGCTCGGCTTCAAGGGACCGTTTGCGTCCGCCGACGGACGCGTCATCCACGATGCCGGCGGCTCGGAGGTGCAGGAGCTCGCCTTCGTTCTCGCCTGCGGCGTCGCTTATCTGCGCGCGATCGAAGGCGCCGGCATTGCGCTGGAAGCCGCGCGCGGCATGGTCTATGCGCGACTCGCCGCGGACGCCGACCAGTTCCTGACCATGGCCAAATTCCGCGCGTTGCGGCTGCTGTGGGCACGCATCGAAACATCGTGCGGGCTGACGCCCCAACCATTGTTCATCGCTGCCGACACCGCCTGGCGCATGCTGACGCAGCGCGATCCTTATGTGAACATGCTGCGCGCGACCATCGCGACATTCGCGGCAGGGCTTGCCGGCGCCAATGCGATCACCGTGCTGCCGCATACGCTCGCGCTCGGGCTGCCCGACCCGTTCGCGCGCCGCGTCGCGCGCAACACGCAACTGTTGCTGCTGGAGGAAAGCAACCTCGGCAAGGTCAGCGATCCCGCTGCGGGCGCCGGCGGCATCGAGACGCTGACGGCGCAGCTTTGCGACGCCGCCTGGGCGCTGTTCCAGCAGAGCGAGACAACCGGCGGCGCCTTTGCCGCGCTTCAGCAGGATCTGTTCCAGAGCAAGGTTTCGGCGACACGAAAAGCACGTGACGCCAACATCGCCAAGCGCCGCGACGTGCTGACGGGCGCCAGCGAATTTCCAAACCTTCACGAGCGCGAAACGGCGGTGCTGACGGCGACGCCAATCGCGCTCGCGCCTTACGGCGAGCAGAAATACAAGTTCGAGGCGCTGCCGCCGATCCGGCTCGCGGAGCCTTTCGAGGCGCTGCGTGACAAATCCGACGCAGCGCTGAAGGCGCGCGGCTCCCGGCCGAAAGTGTTCCTGGCCAATCTCGGCACGCCCGCCGATTTCACGGCGCGGGCGACCTTCGCCAAGAGCTTCTTCGAGGCCGGCGGCATCGAGGCCATGGGCAACGAGGGCTTTGCCGATCCGGTCAGCCTTGCCGCCGCCTTCAAAGCCTCCGGCGCCGAGCTTGCCTGCCTTTGTTCCAGCGACAAGGTTTATGCCGATCAGGCGGAACCGGCAGCGAAGGCCCTGCAAATGGCGGGAGGCCGACATATCTTTCTGGCGGGCCGCCCCACCGAGGCTGAGGCGGTGCTGCGCGCGGCCGGCGTCACCGGTTTCGTCTTCGCCGGAGGCGATGCGCTTGCGACCCTGCAAGACGCCTACCGACGGATGGAGCAGGCATGA
- the folK gene encoding 2-amino-4-hydroxy-6-hydroxymethyldihydropteridine diphosphokinase → MASVLIALGGNVGDVRATFRKAIAHICGIAQGALIARSSDYATPPWGDEAQDPFINACVEIETDLDPHALLFVLQKVEQKFGRTRDKERRWGPRTIDLDMIAYDDISLQKPDLTLPHPRLFERAFVLVPLAEIAPDRVISGIPVRDGLASVSTQGIERLPDTG, encoded by the coding sequence ATGGCAAGCGTGCTGATCGCGCTCGGCGGCAATGTCGGCGATGTCCGCGCGACGTTCCGCAAGGCGATCGCGCATATCTGCGGCATCGCGCAAGGCGCCCTGATCGCGCGCTCCTCGGACTATGCCACCCCGCCCTGGGGCGACGAGGCGCAGGACCCCTTCATCAACGCCTGCGTCGAGATCGAGACCGATCTCGATCCGCACGCACTTCTGTTCGTGCTGCAGAAGGTCGAGCAGAAATTCGGCCGCACCCGGGACAAGGAGCGGCGCTGGGGCCCGCGCACGATCGATCTCGACATGATCGCCTATGACGACATTTCCTTGCAGAAGCCGGACCTGACCTTGCCGCATCCGCGCCTGTTCGAGCGCGCTTTCGTGCTGGTGCCGTTGGCCGAGATCGCGCCCGACCGCGTCATCTCGGGCATCCCAGTGCGTGACGGGCTCGCCAGCGTCTCGACGCAAGGCATTGAGCGGCTCCCGGATACCGGTTAA
- the folB gene encoding dihydroneopterin aldolase produces the protein MTDTIFITGLSIHARHGVMDHETEVGQRFVIDLELYTDLSEPSRSDRLADTVSYADVVATTTAAFKTANYKLLERAAGAVADAILSNFPRIRAVKITVHKPHAPIAAIFDDVGIMLTRSRHP, from the coding sequence ATGACCGATACGATCTTCATCACCGGGCTGTCGATCCATGCCCGCCACGGCGTGATGGATCACGAGACGGAAGTCGGCCAGCGCTTCGTCATCGATCTCGAACTCTATACCGATTTGTCGGAGCCCTCGCGCAGCGACCGGCTCGCCGACACGGTGTCCTACGCCGACGTCGTGGCGACGACGACGGCGGCGTTCAAGACCGCTAATTACAAGCTGCTGGAGCGCGCGGCCGGTGCGGTCGCCGACGCAATCCTGTCGAACTTCCCGCGCATCCGCGCCGTGAAGATCACCGTGCACAAGCCGCATGCGCCGATCGCCGCGATCTTCGACGATGTCGGCATCATGCTGACCCGCTCGCGGCACCCCTGA
- the folP gene encoding dihydropteroate synthase: MNASPSPSVPPAGSARPDVLRTLLDRPIPAVMGVLNITPDSFSDGGEFIAPQQALARARAMIADGVDIIDIGAESTRPYKGAKAITADDELARLKPVLSGVVALGVPVSIDSMKAEVVAYALDQGAAIANDVWGLQRDAAMAPLVAARGVPVIVMHNRDDADPAIDIITDMKTFFLRSLDIAAKAGIARDKIVLDPGIGFGKTAEQSLTALARLREFEMFGLPILVGASRKRFIASVSPSEPKERLAGSIAAHLLAAQRGAKIIRTHDVAETLQALLVANAIEGKQ, encoded by the coding sequence ATGAATGCCTCGCCCTCCCCATCCGTCCCGCCGGCCGGCTCGGCCAGGCCAGATGTGCTGCGGACACTGCTGGATCGGCCGATCCCGGCGGTGATGGGCGTGCTCAACATCACTCCGGACTCATTTTCCGATGGCGGCGAGTTCATAGCGCCCCAGCAGGCGCTCGCACGGGCGCGGGCGATGATCGCCGATGGCGTCGACATCATCGATATCGGCGCCGAATCCACCCGGCCCTATAAGGGCGCGAAGGCGATCACGGCGGACGACGAGCTTGCTCGGCTCAAGCCGGTGCTTTCAGGCGTCGTGGCGCTCGGCGTGCCTGTTTCGATCGACAGCATGAAGGCGGAGGTGGTGGCCTACGCGCTCGACCAGGGCGCGGCGATCGCCAACGACGTCTGGGGCCTGCAACGCGATGCCGCGATGGCGCCGCTGGTGGCCGCAAGAGGCGTCCCCGTCATCGTCATGCACAACCGCGACGACGCCGATCCCGCCATCGACATCATCACGGACATGAAGACGTTCTTCCTGCGTTCGCTCGACATCGCCGCAAAGGCCGGCATCGCGCGCGACAAGATCGTGCTCGATCCCGGCATCGGCTTCGGCAAGACCGCCGAGCAGAGCCTGACCGCGCTGGCGCGGTTGCGCGAATTCGAGATGTTCGGCCTTCCGATCCTAGTCGGTGCCTCGCGCAAACGCTTCATCGCCTCGGTGTCGCCGTCGGAGCCGAAGGAGCGGCTCGCCGGCTCGATCGCCGCGCATCTGCTCGCCGCGCAGCGCGGCGCGAAGATCATCCGGACCCATGACGTCGCCGAGACCTTGCAGGCGCTGCTCGTGGCGAACGCAATCGAGGGCAAGCAATGA
- a CDS encoding DUF4332 domain-containing protein, which produces MTYPISEIEGLSVFAANKLKAQGIRTTDGLLEAAGTVKGRKALSAKTGISEQLLLEWANVSDYMRIPGMGRAKVGLVRAAGVTTVRELAYRNPARLAQSMRDANEKKKLLRILPTEKSVGDIIAKAKKLQPKITY; this is translated from the coding sequence ATGACATATCCGATCTCCGAGATTGAAGGCCTGTCGGTCTTTGCCGCCAACAAGCTGAAGGCGCAGGGTATCCGCACCACCGATGGGCTGCTCGAAGCAGCCGGCACGGTGAAGGGCCGCAAGGCGCTGTCCGCCAAGACCGGCATCAGCGAGCAGCTGCTGCTGGAATGGGCCAACGTCTCCGACTACATGCGTATCCCCGGCATGGGCCGGGCCAAGGTCGGCCTGGTGCGCGCCGCCGGTGTCACCACCGTGCGCGAGCTCGCCTATCGGAATCCGGCAAGGCTCGCCCAGAGCATGCGCGACGCCAACGAGAAGAAGAAGCTGCTGCGCATCCTGCCCACGGAGAAGTCGGTCGGCGACATCATCGCCAAGGCGAAGAAGCTGCAGCCGAAGATCACGTATTAG
- a CDS encoding helicase HerA-like domain-containing protein has product MTAQDSKLGDTDEKIFVGKGDEQAWLTLALANRHGLVTGATGTGKTVSLQVMAEGFARAGVPVFAADIKGDLSGISEVGEAKDFIVKRASEIGLNFQPDQFSTVFWDVFGEQGHPVRATVTEMGPLLLARMLDLNDVQEGVLNVAFRVADDNGLTLIDMKDLRALLDAIVPDSGKKAADAAEDPLAAIRKAAQGFGNVTKATVGTIQRQLLVLENQGGTKFFGEPALTLKDFMKTDRDGRGMVNILVADKLMQNPRLYATFLLWMLSELFEELPEAGDLPKPKLVFFFDEAHLLFNDAPKALMDKIEQVVRLIRSKAVGVYFVTQNPVDVPDRVLGQLGNRVQHALRAFTPRDQKAVAAAAQTFRPNPKLDTAKVIMELGKGEALVSFLEGNGTPAMVERVLIRPPSARIGPITPDERKAIMDASPVKGKYDTAVDEESAYEMIQKRIAGTAATADGQVSGNGGGLLGQIGSIVGSIFGTNVKRGRLSAGQVIARDVTRSVTNQVIGGMAANIGKSVGGQLGGSIGRTLVRGALGGLLRR; this is encoded by the coding sequence ATGACCGCACAGGACAGCAAGCTCGGCGATACCGACGAAAAGATCTTCGTCGGCAAGGGAGACGAGCAGGCATGGCTGACGCTGGCGCTCGCCAATCGCCACGGCCTCGTCACGGGTGCAACCGGAACCGGTAAGACCGTGTCGCTGCAAGTGATGGCGGAAGGATTTGCGCGCGCCGGTGTTCCAGTCTTCGCCGCCGACATCAAGGGCGACCTCTCCGGTATCTCCGAGGTCGGCGAAGCCAAGGACTTCATCGTCAAGCGTGCCTCCGAGATCGGGCTGAATTTCCAGCCCGACCAGTTCTCGACGGTGTTCTGGGACGTGTTCGGCGAGCAGGGCCATCCGGTGCGCGCGACCGTCACGGAAATGGGGCCGCTTCTGCTCGCGCGCATGCTCGACCTCAACGACGTGCAGGAAGGCGTGCTCAACGTCGCCTTCCGCGTCGCCGACGACAACGGCCTGACCCTGATCGACATGAAGGATCTGCGCGCGCTGCTCGACGCCATCGTGCCCGATAGCGGCAAGAAGGCGGCGGACGCAGCAGAGGATCCGCTCGCGGCGATCCGCAAGGCCGCGCAGGGGTTCGGCAACGTCACCAAGGCCACCGTCGGCACCATCCAGCGCCAGCTCCTGGTGCTGGAGAACCAGGGCGGCACCAAATTCTTCGGCGAGCCCGCGCTGACGCTGAAGGACTTCATGAAGACCGACCGCGACGGCCGCGGCATGGTCAACATCCTGGTCGCCGACAAGCTGATGCAGAACCCCAGGCTTTACGCGACATTTCTGCTGTGGATGTTGTCGGAGCTGTTCGAGGAGCTGCCCGAGGCCGGCGATCTGCCCAAGCCCAAGCTCGTGTTCTTCTTCGATGAAGCGCATCTGTTGTTCAACGATGCACCCAAGGCGCTGATGGACAAGATCGAGCAGGTGGTCCGCCTGATCCGTTCCAAGGCCGTCGGCGTCTACTTCGTGACGCAAAACCCGGTCGACGTCCCCGACCGCGTGCTCGGACAGCTCGGCAACCGGGTGCAACACGCGCTGCGCGCCTTCACCCCGCGCGACCAGAAGGCGGTCGCCGCTGCGGCCCAGACCTTCCGGCCCAACCCGAAGCTCGACACCGCCAAGGTCATCATGGAGCTCGGCAAGGGCGAGGCGCTGGTGTCCTTCCTCGAGGGCAACGGCACGCCTGCGATGGTCGAGCGGGTGCTGATCCGGCCGCCCTCGGCCCGCATCGGGCCGATCACGCCGGACGAGCGCAAGGCCATCATGGATGCAAGCCCGGTGAAGGGCAAATACGACACCGCGGTCGACGAAGAATCCGCTTACGAGATGATCCAGAAGCGCATCGCCGGCACGGCGGCCACCGCGGACGGCCAGGTGAGCGGAAATGGCGGCGGTCTTCTCGGCCAGATCGGATCGATCGTCGGCAGCATCTTCGGCACCAACGTCAAGCGCGGACGCCTGTCAGCCGGCCAGGTCATTGCGCGTGACGTGACGCGATCGGTCACCAACCAGGTGATCGGCGGGATGGCCGCCAATATCGGCAAGTCGGTTGGCGGCCAACTCGGCGGCTCGATCGGCCGCACGCTGGTCCGCGGCGCTCTCGGCGGATTGCTGCGGCGTTAG
- a CDS encoding glycosyltransferase family 87 protein, translating into MTPSAPLAKPDAPRHPSLRAPLDLLFLLCCVLLTADVLVPEVFGSGKTKDYLLWFWAGQQVLQGEPLYPATAVEYFDFIYPPLPAIMLAIPSWFGKIPLYVVLSILNAVAWWYAGTFSQVMTGSGHSPGRWLEALPAVVTVPFVFDMFDLGQPNLVLLAMMLYGFWSLRHQRPWLAGFMFALAAAIKVFPIAVLPYLVWRRKWTAAAATVAFAGVLLYVVPAPIRGFERNAAELKIWYQGMVGTSSEKGFGQRDEQNWSWVNQSLIAVTHRLVRPINYNQDDPKKPPRTMNIIDVDYRTANWIVLALSALLGLGFLAVMPRQARRTERSDAEELAILFCLITVASPLARQYYFMWLFFPMTVLMHRAAFDERAKVRLGTWLALGASGLLMLLALPWFPHVLQACGNNLLATAVLAGTLAWHIRHPPVAAGSEPATALKAGTP; encoded by the coding sequence GTGACCCCGTCCGCCCCGTTAGCCAAGCCCGACGCGCCCAGACATCCGTCGCTGCGCGCGCCGCTGGACCTGCTGTTTCTGCTTTGCTGCGTCCTGCTCACCGCCGACGTGCTCGTCCCGGAAGTCTTCGGCAGTGGCAAGACCAAGGATTATCTGCTGTGGTTCTGGGCCGGGCAGCAGGTCTTGCAGGGTGAGCCGCTCTATCCCGCCACGGCCGTCGAATATTTCGACTTCATCTATCCGCCGCTGCCGGCGATCATGCTGGCGATCCCGAGCTGGTTCGGCAAAATTCCGCTCTATGTCGTCCTGTCGATCCTGAATGCCGTGGCGTGGTGGTACGCCGGGACGTTCTCCCAGGTCATGACCGGCTCGGGGCACAGCCCCGGCCGCTGGCTGGAGGCGCTGCCCGCTGTCGTCACCGTGCCGTTCGTGTTCGACATGTTCGACCTTGGCCAGCCGAACCTCGTCCTGCTGGCCATGATGCTCTACGGTTTCTGGAGCTTGCGGCATCAACGCCCCTGGCTTGCTGGCTTCATGTTCGCACTCGCCGCTGCCATCAAGGTGTTTCCCATTGCGGTCCTGCCCTATCTGGTCTGGCGGCGGAAATGGACGGCGGCCGCCGCTACGGTCGCCTTCGCAGGCGTCCTGCTCTATGTCGTGCCGGCCCCTATCCGCGGCTTCGAGCGCAACGCGGCCGAGCTCAAGATCTGGTATCAGGGCATGGTCGGAACGAGCTCGGAAAAGGGCTTCGGCCAGCGTGACGAGCAGAACTGGTCGTGGGTCAACCAGTCCCTCATCGCCGTCACGCACCGCCTGGTCCGTCCGATCAACTACAATCAGGACGATCCCAAGAAGCCGCCGCGTACGATGAACATCATCGACGTCGACTACAGGACGGCGAACTGGATCGTGCTGGCGCTGTCGGCCTTGCTCGGGCTCGGCTTCCTCGCGGTCATGCCGCGGCAAGCACGGCGAACGGAGCGCTCCGATGCCGAGGAGCTCGCCATCCTGTTCTGTCTGATCACGGTGGCCTCGCCTTTGGCGCGGCAATACTACTTCATGTGGCTGTTCTTCCCGATGACGGTGCTGATGCATCGCGCCGCCTTCGACGAACGGGCGAAGGTGCGCCTCGGAACCTGGCTCGCCCTCGGCGCGAGCGGCCTCCTCATGCTGCTGGCGCTGCCGTGGTTTCCCCATGTGCTCCAGGCCTGCGGCAATAATCTTCTGGCGACCGCGGTTCTTGCAGGTACCCTCGCATGGCACATCCGGCATCCGCCCGTTGCCGCTGGCTCCGAGCCTGCGACGGCGCTAAAAGCCGGTACCCCTTGA
- a CDS encoding M20/M25/M40 family metallo-hydrolase — MANPQLQSVLDHIDGDFDNSLERLFALLRIKSISADPAFAGDCKAAAEHLAKDIASLGVATEVRPTAGHPAIVGKTGGGGRPHVIFYGHYDVQPVDPLDLWHRPPFEPVVTDHADGRKIIVARGAEDDKGQVMTFVEACRAWKKVTGSLPIDVTFLIEGEEEVGSKNFVPFIEANKDEFKADYVLVCDTGMWDRNTPAITTSLRGLLYEELKITAANRDLHSGVFGGSAMNPIRVLTKILGGLFDDDNRITIPGFYDGVKDTPADILAQWKKLDFTPKTFLEPIGLSIPAGEKGRLLIEQASTRPTCDVNGIWGGYIGEGSKTVIPSHASAKVSFRLVEGQDPQKIRKAFRDYVTARLPGDCKVEFGDHSAGPAIALDWNMKPLAAASKALTEEWGKETVLMGSGASIPIVADFKRTLGLDSLLVGFGLDDDNIHSPNEKYDLRSFQKGIRSWARILAALAEVK; from the coding sequence ATGGCCAATCCGCAGCTTCAATCCGTGCTCGACCACATCGACGGGGATTTCGACAACAGCCTGGAGCGTCTGTTCGCGCTGCTGCGGATCAAGTCGATCTCCGCCGATCCGGCCTTCGCCGGAGATTGCAAGGCGGCGGCCGAGCATCTCGCCAAGGACATCGCGAGCCTCGGTGTTGCCACTGAAGTGCGGCCGACGGCCGGGCATCCCGCCATCGTCGGCAAGACCGGGGGCGGCGGACGGCCGCACGTGATCTTTTACGGTCATTACGACGTGCAGCCGGTCGACCCGCTCGATCTCTGGCACCGTCCGCCGTTCGAGCCCGTCGTCACCGATCATGCCGATGGCCGCAAGATCATCGTCGCGCGCGGGGCCGAGGACGACAAGGGCCAGGTGATGACCTTCGTCGAGGCCTGCCGCGCCTGGAAAAAGGTGACGGGCTCGCTGCCGATCGACGTCACCTTCCTGATCGAAGGCGAGGAAGAAGTCGGCTCGAAGAACTTCGTGCCCTTCATCGAGGCCAACAAGGACGAATTCAAAGCCGACTACGTGCTGGTCTGCGACACCGGCATGTGGGATCGCAACACGCCGGCGATCACGACCTCGCTGCGCGGCCTGCTTTATGAAGAGTTGAAGATCACTGCCGCCAATCGCGACCTGCATTCCGGCGTGTTCGGCGGCAGCGCCATGAATCCGATCCGCGTACTCACCAAGATTCTCGGCGGGCTGTTCGATGACGACAACCGCATCACCATTCCGGGCTTCTATGACGGCGTGAAGGACACGCCTGCGGATATCCTGGCGCAGTGGAAGAAGCTCGACTTCACGCCCAAGACGTTCCTCGAGCCGATCGGACTGTCGATCCCGGCGGGCGAGAAGGGCCGGCTCCTGATCGAGCAGGCCTCGACGCGTCCAACCTGCGACGTCAACGGCATCTGGGGCGGCTATATCGGCGAGGGCTCCAAGACGGTGATCCCGTCGCATGCTTCAGCCAAGGTCTCGTTCCGCCTGGTCGAGGGCCAGGATCCCCAGAAGATCCGCAAAGCCTTCCGCGACTACGTGACCGCGCGGCTTCCCGGCGACTGCAAGGTCGAGTTCGGCGACCATTCCGCCGGTCCCGCGATCGCGCTCGACTGGAACATGAAGCCGCTCGCCGCTGCCAGCAAAGCGCTGACCGAGGAATGGGGCAAGGAGACCGTGCTGATGGGCTCCGGCGCCTCGATCCCGATCGTCGCCGACTTCAAGCGTACGCTCGGCCTGGACTCGCTGCTGGTCGGCTTCGGCCTGGACGACGACAACATCCATTCACCGAACGAGAAGTATGATTTGCGCAGCTTCCAGAAGGGTATTCGTTCATGGGCGCGAATTCTCGCTGCGCTGGCAGAGGTGAAGTAG
- a CDS encoding class II aldolase/adducin family protein: MSPAEARLKEVPSDMTEAEWQQRVDLAACYRLVALYGWDDLVDTHISARVPGPDHHFLINPYGLMFDEITASSLVKVDLHGNQLSESEYSINPAGFTIHSAIHEVREDAICVLHLHTLDGTAVSSSAEGLLPLNQTAQLVTHDLAYHDYEGIALDHDERPRLQKDLGDHNHMLLRNHGTLTVGRSVASAFERMYHLERACSMQVRTRALGTPIYPVEEIAIEKNTELLANRDRAELRATKLVWPPLLRKLDRELPGYRS; the protein is encoded by the coding sequence ATGTCGCCAGCGGAAGCGCGCCTGAAGGAAGTACCGTCTGATATGACGGAGGCCGAGTGGCAGCAACGGGTCGATCTCGCCGCCTGCTATCGCCTGGTCGCGCTGTACGGCTGGGACGATCTGGTCGACACCCACATCTCCGCACGCGTGCCCGGCCCCGACCATCACTTCCTGATCAACCCCTACGGGCTGATGTTCGACGAGATCACGGCGTCGAGCCTCGTCAAGGTCGACCTGCACGGCAACCAGCTCTCCGAGAGCGAGTACAGCATCAACCCGGCGGGCTTCACCATCCATTCGGCGATCCACGAGGTGCGCGAGGACGCGATCTGCGTGCTGCATCTCCACACCCTCGACGGCACCGCGGTGTCGAGCAGCGCGGAAGGCCTGCTGCCGCTGAACCAGACCGCCCAGCTCGTCACCCACGACCTCGCCTATCACGACTATGAAGGCATCGCGCTCGACCATGACGAACGGCCGCGGCTGCAGAAGGATCTCGGCGACCACAACCACATGCTGCTGCGCAATCACGGCACGCTCACGGTAGGCCGCTCGGTTGCCTCCGCCTTCGAGCGCATGTACCACCTCGAGCGCGCCTGCTCGATGCAGGTGCGCACGCGCGCGCTCGGCACGCCGATCTACCCGGTCGAGGAGATCGCGATCGAGAAGAACACCGAGCTGCTCGCCAACCGCGACCGCGCCGAACTGCGCGCCACCAAGCTCGTGTGGCCGCCGCTGCTGCGCAAGCTAGACCGCGAGCTTCCGGGCTACCGGTCTTGA